CCAGCGTCAGACTGTGGAAAACCGTCTGGAAGTTTATCTGCGTCAGACCCGGCCGCTGCTGGAATACTATGATTCCCGGAAACTGCTTAAGGAAATAAACGGCAATGCCGGGCCGGATAAGGTATTTCAGGACATCAGCGCGGTCCTGCAGGGAATATAAATGATCGCCATCCGAGAGGACTGGGAGATCGAGCGAATAAAGGCGGCCGGCAAAGTGATCGCCGATCTCTGGAAGGCTTTGGCTCCCATGGTCAAACCTGGGACAGCCACCTCCGAACTGGACCGGCTGGCCTACGACTTCATCAACGATCATCAGGCGCTCCCGGCTTTCAAAGGCTACCGGGGCTATCCCGCCACCCTCTGCATCTCCATCAACCACGAAGTGGTGCACGGCATCCCAAGGTCGGAGCGGATATTGCGGGAGGGCGATTTGGTAAGCATAGACGTTGGGACAAGCAAGCAGGGGTACATCGCCGACGCCGCCCGTAGCTATTATCTGGGCAGCGCCCCCAGCCCGGAGATCCTGAAACTTTTAGCCGCCACCAAACAGGCCCTGGAACTGGGCATCCAAAGCGCCCGGGCCGGATCAAAGGTCAGCGATATCTCCCGGGCCATCCAGCAGGCGGCGGAATCTACCGGGTTTTCAACAGTGCGCGACCTGTGCGGGCACGGGGTGGGGCAGAAGCTGCACGAAGAGCCGGAGATCCCCAATTACGTCAAATCCGGCTCCAGTCCGGTCCTGGCTCCAGGTATGGTGCTGGCCATAGAACCAATGATCAATGCCGGCGGCCATCAAGTAAAGTTTCTGTCCGACGGCTGGACCGTAGTCACCGCCGACGCCAGCCTCTCCGCCCATTTCGAGGACACGGTGGTGGTCACCGCCGGCGAACCGCTGATAGTAACCCGGTAATATAAACCCCAATAATTAAGATCCGAAAAAATGGCCAAACAAGAGGGAATACAGGTCGAAGGAACCGTGCTGGAGAACCTTCCCAATGCCACCTTCCGGGTGGAGCTTCCCAATGGTCATAAGATCCTGGCTCATATCTCGGGGAAGATGAGGATGCATTTCATCAAGATCCTGCCCGGGGACAAGGTGACCCTGGAGCTGTCGCCCTATGACCTGACCCGGGGCCGGATCATCTACCGCTTCAAGTAACAATACCAAGACACAGATTCTGAAAATTACTTTTACCACGGAAACACGGAATTCTGGAATGTTATTCATCCATCACCAAGTCAATTATTGTAATTCAGTGTTTTCATAGCTTCCGTGCTTCAGTGGTTAGCTCCCGAAAAAATCCCGATAATAAAACTTAAGGATATATCCCATGAAAGTCAAGGCATCGGTCAAGGTGATCTGCGAGCACTGCAAGCTGATCAAGCGCAAGGGCGTGCTGCGGGTGGTCTGCAAGAACCCCCGCCACAAACAGCGTCAGGGCTGATCCCGTTTTAAAGCCAAACAATTACCAAGTTATTTTTAAAGAGAGGATAAAAAGTGGCCAGAATCGCTGGTGTGGATTTACCCCGGGGAAAAAGGGTGGAGATAGGCCTGACCTATATCTTCGGTTTGGGCCGGAGCTCGGCCAAAAAAATTCTGAGGCTGGCCAAGGTGGACCCCAATAAAAGGGCCAAGGACCTAAGCGACGACGAAGTGGGCCGCCTGCGCAGCATCATCGAACAGGAGTTCAAAGTGGAGGGCGCCAAGCGCACCGAGGTCAGCCTGGCCATCAAGCGTCTGGTGGAGATCGGCAGCTACCGGGGAGTCAGGCACCGCAAGGGTCTGCCGGTGCGGGGCCAGCGCACCAAGACCAACGCCCGCACCCGTAAGGGGCCGCGCAAAGGCGCCATCGTCAAGAAAAAAGCCCCCGGAAAGAAGTAATCCAAACCAAGATCCAACTGCCGCCTTCCTCCTTCGTCCCGCTTTATCGGGACTACGGCGGACAAGTAGGCTG
The sequence above is drawn from the candidate division TA06 bacterium genome and encodes:
- the infA gene encoding translation initiation factor IF-1, with translation MAKQEGIQVEGTVLENLPNATFRVELPNGHKILAHISGKMRMHFIKILPGDKVTLELSPYDLTRGRIIYRFK
- the rpmJ gene encoding 50S ribosomal protein L36 translates to MKVKASVKVICEHCKLIKRKGVLRVVCKNPRHKQRQG
- the map gene encoding type I methionyl aminopeptidase, translating into MIAIREDWEIERIKAAGKVIADLWKALAPMVKPGTATSELDRLAYDFINDHQALPAFKGYRGYPATLCISINHEVVHGIPRSERILREGDLVSIDVGTSKQGYIADAARSYYLGSAPSPEILKLLAATKQALELGIQSARAGSKVSDISRAIQQAAESTGFSTVRDLCGHGVGQKLHEEPEIPNYVKSGSSPVLAPGMVLAIEPMINAGGHQVKFLSDGWTVVTADASLSAHFEDTVVVTAGEPLIVTR
- the rpsM gene encoding 30S ribosomal protein S13 — its product is MARIAGVDLPRGKRVEIGLTYIFGLGRSSAKKILRLAKVDPNKRAKDLSDDEVGRLRSIIEQEFKVEGAKRTEVSLAIKRLVEIGSYRGVRHRKGLPVRGQRTKTNARTRKGPRKGAIVKKKAPGKK